In Desulforhopalus sp., the following proteins share a genomic window:
- the argC gene encoding N-acetyl-gamma-glutamyl-phosphate reductase, whose product MIKIGIIGASGYTGAELARILCNHPHVTISVATSRQYAGHPLADIFHNLRGKVDVICENLSVEEVCQKADVFFTAVPHKTAMDLVPKFLAAGKKVIDLSADFRIRDLAVYEQWYQPHSSSEFLQEAVYGLPELYRQDIAGCRLLANPGCYPTSIILGLAPLLKAGVILPQTIIADSKSGTSGAGRAVQTGSLFCEVHDGFRPYKVGRAHRHTPEIEQELSVLSGQPVKVTFTPHLLPISRGILSTVYASLARGLTAKDITEIYRNQYSSEPFIRLLKEDDFPATQYVRGSNFCDISFKIDPATERIIVMSTIDNIVKGASGQAVQNMNIMCGFAETDGLGIVPFFP is encoded by the coding sequence ATGATAAAAATTGGAATTATCGGGGCATCGGGATACACCGGTGCTGAACTCGCCAGGATACTCTGCAACCATCCTCATGTCACGATAAGCGTGGCAACCTCAAGGCAATATGCCGGACATCCACTTGCAGATATCTTTCACAACCTCCGAGGAAAGGTTGATGTGATCTGTGAAAACCTGTCTGTGGAAGAGGTGTGCCAAAAAGCCGATGTTTTCTTTACCGCAGTACCCCATAAAACGGCGATGGATTTGGTACCGAAATTTCTTGCCGCCGGCAAAAAAGTCATCGATCTTTCCGCCGACTTTCGCATACGTGACCTTGCTGTTTACGAACAGTGGTACCAACCGCACTCATCAAGTGAATTTTTACAGGAAGCGGTTTATGGCTTGCCAGAGCTCTATCGGCAAGACATCGCGGGTTGCCGACTCCTTGCCAACCCGGGTTGCTATCCCACCTCTATTATTCTTGGCCTTGCTCCATTGCTGAAGGCGGGAGTAATTCTACCGCAAACTATTATTGCCGACTCGAAATCCGGCACCTCGGGTGCCGGCCGAGCTGTTCAAACCGGCTCTCTCTTCTGCGAAGTCCATGATGGATTCAGGCCCTATAAAGTCGGCCGTGCGCATCGTCACACCCCGGAAATCGAGCAGGAGCTCAGCGTGCTCTCCGGACAACCGGTAAAAGTCACCTTCACCCCCCATCTCCTCCCCATATCTCGGGGGATTTTGAGCACTGTCTATGCCTCACTTGCTCGTGGTCTCACTGCCAAGGACATCACCGAAATCTATCGCAATCAATACAGCTCCGAGCCCTTTATTCGTTTATTGAAAGAAGATGATTTTCCAGCGACCCAATATGTCAGAGGCTCAAATTTCTGCGACATTTCATTTAAAATCGACCCGGCCACCGAGCGGATAATTGTAATGTCAACCATTGACAACATCGTCAAGGGTGCATCTGGCCAGGCTGTGCAGAACATGAATATCATGTGCGGATTTGCAGAAACTGACGGCCTTGGAATTGTACCATTCTTCCCGTGA
- a CDS encoding tRNA 2-thiocytidine biosynthesis protein TtcA produces MSNSYRLPARLNRKIGQAMHDYSMFSAGDKVLVAVSGGVDSLTLACVLCLWQKKAPIRFTLIMHHIDHGFWQKDVVPKAPSATIGAQLQSFGIPLEITTEKEIGEELRTCFLCARNRRSQLFDLARSLGCNKIALGHHKDDLIETFFLNAIYSGNISTMVPRQDLFGGTLSIIRPMAYLEKHEVRQIAEELQLHPVKNSCPLSDDTRREKVRALLERLYHDEPQAKSSVFAALSNVRREYLL; encoded by the coding sequence ATGAGCAATAGCTACCGGCTGCCAGCCCGGCTAAATCGAAAAATTGGCCAGGCGATGCATGATTACTCGATGTTTTCTGCTGGTGACAAGGTCTTGGTTGCTGTTTCCGGCGGGGTGGACAGCCTTACCCTTGCCTGTGTTCTCTGTTTATGGCAAAAAAAGGCGCCGATTCGTTTCACCCTCATCATGCACCATATCGATCATGGCTTCTGGCAAAAAGATGTGGTCCCGAAGGCACCCTCGGCAACTATCGGTGCACAGTTGCAATCCTTTGGTATTCCACTGGAAATTACTACTGAAAAAGAGATTGGCGAGGAACTGCGGACATGTTTTCTCTGTGCCCGCAATCGCCGCAGCCAGTTGTTTGACCTGGCCAGATCCCTGGGGTGTAACAAGATTGCCCTTGGCCATCACAAAGACGATCTTATTGAAACTTTTTTCCTCAACGCCATCTATAGCGGCAATATTTCCACTATGGTTCCTCGCCAGGATCTGTTTGGGGGGACTCTGTCAATCATTCGGCCGATGGCCTATCTCGAAAAACATGAGGTGCGACAAATTGCCGAAGAATTGCAGCTCCATCCGGTGAAAAATTCGTGCCCCCTGTCTGATGATACTCGCCGGGAAAAGGTCCGCGCCTTGCTGGAAAGGCTCTACCACGATGAACCTCAGGCAAAAAGTTCGGTATTTGCCGCCCTTTCAAACGTTCGCCGGGAGTATCTCTTGTGA
- a CDS encoding ARMT1-like domain-containing protein: MKTDAECLPCFIRQALQVAKVAGCSPAVQMEVVKKVAEIVAGLDSELDPPANAEYVYRAIAAVTGNDDPYRQLKIASNEQALKIIPAISHEIEGGGGKLAAIVRFAIAGNCIDYGAFASVDILGALDACRNNPLAVDHIAHLQERIESLAKGAEVLYLADNSGEIVYDRLLIKYLFERGLKITLAVKDGPIINDALLEDARAAGLDSFARIISNGSRCPGTVLPRCSEEFRRLFAAADLVISKGQGNFESLSEESREIFFLLMIKCGVAAKHIAELSGINGEHLPGRGEMALYSSALRQQHPKTHKG, from the coding sequence GTGAAGACCGATGCCGAATGCCTACCCTGTTTTATCCGACAAGCACTGCAGGTTGCCAAGGTTGCCGGATGCTCTCCGGCAGTACAGATGGAGGTTGTAAAAAAAGTGGCGGAAATTGTTGCCGGTCTTGATAGCGAGCTTGATCCGCCTGCCAACGCCGAATACGTGTACCGTGCCATTGCCGCAGTTACCGGCAACGACGACCCTTACCGGCAGTTGAAAATTGCCAGCAATGAACAGGCTCTGAAGATTATTCCGGCCATTTCTCATGAAATAGAGGGGGGCGGGGGGAAATTGGCGGCCATTGTCCGTTTTGCGATCGCCGGCAATTGTATCGATTACGGCGCTTTTGCCTCCGTTGATATCCTCGGTGCCTTGGATGCTTGCCGCAACAACCCATTGGCGGTTGATCACATCGCCCATCTGCAGGAACGAATCGAATCCCTGGCCAAAGGCGCCGAAGTGTTATACCTTGCCGATAATAGCGGCGAGATTGTTTATGACCGGCTCCTGATTAAGTACCTTTTTGAGCGCGGACTTAAAATTACCCTCGCCGTTAAGGACGGCCCGATAATCAACGATGCCCTGCTGGAAGATGCCCGCGCCGCCGGCCTTGACAGTTTTGCCCGGATCATTTCCAATGGTTCGCGATGTCCTGGTACGGTATTGCCACGTTGCTCCGAGGAATTCCGGCGGCTCTTTGCTGCGGCCGACCTGGTTATCTCCAAAGGTCAGGGTAATTTCGAGAGTTTGTCGGAAGAAAGCCGGGAGATTTTCTTCCTGCTCATGATCAAGTGTGGGGTGGCTGCCAAACACATCGCCGAACTCTCCGGGATCAACGGAGAACATCTGCCCGGAAGAGGCGAGATGGCCCTATATTCCTCGGCTCTGAGGCAACAGCACCCAAAAACCCATAAGGGGTAA
- the asnS gene encoding asparagine--tRNA ligase: MKTRIKNILRDKPVGEVVTISGWVRTRRDTGSFSFIEINDGSCLANLQIIADDQLDNYESAVKLLTTGASVTIEGQLQSSPAKGQEVEVHAATITVVGQADPESYPLQKKRHSFEFLREISHLRPRTNALGAVGRVRSRLSFAVHQFFQERGFIQVHTPIITTSDCEGAGEMFQITAGKSGGEEDHFFGRLAGLTVSGQLQAEVYALALGDVYTFGPTFRAEKSNTSRHLAEFWMIEPEMAFCDLAGNMQIAEEMLKYLLNDVMNNCQEDMKLFDTFIEKGLLQKLQGVTDGEFAHITYTEAVDRLKAAKKTFEFPVGWGLDLQSEHERYLTEEVFKRPLIVTDYPAAIKPFYMRMSDDGRTVAAMDILVPGIGEIVGGSQREERYEVLAGRMTEAGITLADYQWYLDLRLYGSAPHAGFGLGFERLIQFVTGMTNIREVIPFPRTPGFAPC; encoded by the coding sequence ATGAAGACACGAATCAAGAATATCCTGCGGGATAAACCGGTGGGTGAGGTTGTCACCATAAGCGGATGGGTACGGACGCGACGCGATACCGGTAGTTTTTCCTTTATTGAAATCAATGACGGGTCCTGTCTTGCCAATCTGCAAATCATCGCCGATGACCAACTGGACAACTATGAATCGGCGGTCAAGCTGTTAACCACCGGGGCAAGTGTCACCATCGAGGGGCAATTGCAGTCCTCGCCGGCAAAGGGACAGGAAGTTGAGGTGCATGCCGCCACGATCACGGTGGTCGGTCAGGCGGATCCGGAGTCCTATCCTCTGCAGAAAAAGCGCCATTCTTTTGAGTTTCTCCGAGAAATAAGTCATCTCAGGCCGAGAACCAATGCTCTCGGGGCGGTTGGAAGGGTGCGATCGCGACTTTCCTTCGCTGTCCATCAATTCTTTCAAGAGCGGGGATTTATACAGGTGCATACACCGATAATCACCACTAGTGATTGTGAAGGTGCGGGAGAGATGTTTCAGATAACGGCCGGGAAATCTGGGGGAGAGGAGGACCATTTCTTCGGCAGGCTCGCCGGGCTTACCGTAAGTGGACAGCTGCAGGCCGAGGTGTACGCCCTGGCGCTCGGTGACGTTTACACCTTCGGTCCTACCTTTCGCGCCGAAAAATCAAATACTTCCAGACACCTCGCCGAATTCTGGATGATCGAACCGGAAATGGCCTTTTGCGATCTTGCCGGCAACATGCAAATTGCCGAGGAGATGCTCAAGTACCTCCTCAATGATGTCATGAACAATTGTCAGGAGGACATGAAGCTGTTCGATACCTTCATAGAGAAAGGCCTGCTGCAGAAGTTGCAAGGCGTTACTGACGGGGAATTCGCGCACATTACCTATACCGAGGCGGTGGACCGTTTGAAGGCAGCCAAGAAAACCTTTGAGTTTCCGGTTGGCTGGGGCCTTGATTTACAGTCAGAACACGAACGGTACCTGACCGAGGAGGTCTTCAAACGGCCACTTATTGTCACCGACTATCCGGCGGCGATCAAGCCGTTTTACATGCGGATGAGTGATGACGGCAGGACTGTGGCGGCCATGGACATCCTGGTGCCGGGGATAGGGGAGATCGTCGGCGGCAGCCAGCGTGAGGAGCGTTACGAGGTCCTCGCCGGGCGGATGACTGAGGCGGGGATTACCCTTGCTGATTATCAATGGTATCTTGATCTTCGCCTCTATGGATCTGCCCCCCATGCGGGATTTGGTCTGGGTTTTGAGCGTCTGATCCAGTTCGTCACCGGTATGACCAATATCCGCGAGGTCATACCTTTTCCAAGGACACCGGGATTTGCACCGTGCTGA
- the truA gene encoding tRNA pseudouridine(38-40) synthase TruA, with the protein MSSAGPSIRSGDVYAPRNIKLLIAYDGTDYSGWQRQKHTRTIQGEIEHLLVRMTGEDVLLNGAGRTDAGVHADGMVAHFTTNSQISCEEFQRGLNAMLPGAIRILSTEVVAASFHARFSAVGKEYQYEIYTGKIHPPRLRLHTLHVTCPLDLPAIKLCLAKLQGTHDFSSFENSGSRDKDASAGRGAVRTIHIARLLEESPDLIFLQFKGDGFLRNMIRNLVGTLLEVGKGKITSEEFAMVLAAKDRSTAGPTAPAHGLHLKKVLYE; encoded by the coding sequence GTGAGTAGCGCGGGTCCCAGTATACGTTCCGGTGATGTTTACGCACCACGGAATATAAAACTGTTGATCGCCTACGATGGCACCGACTATAGCGGTTGGCAACGTCAAAAGCATACCCGCACCATCCAGGGAGAAATAGAGCATCTTCTCGTTCGAATGACCGGTGAAGATGTGCTTTTAAATGGGGCAGGCCGTACTGATGCCGGCGTCCATGCAGATGGCATGGTCGCCCATTTCACAACCAACTCGCAAATATCCTGCGAAGAATTCCAGCGCGGCTTGAACGCAATGCTTCCCGGTGCCATCAGAATCCTGAGCACTGAAGTAGTTGCCGCCTCCTTCCATGCCCGATTTTCTGCTGTTGGCAAAGAATATCAGTACGAAATCTACACTGGCAAGATCCACCCGCCACGACTCCGTCTGCATACTCTGCACGTTACCTGCCCACTTGATCTCCCCGCCATAAAGCTTTGCCTGGCTAAGCTGCAAGGCACCCACGATTTTTCTTCCTTTGAAAACAGTGGGTCGCGTGACAAGGATGCGTCTGCCGGACGAGGAGCGGTTAGAACCATTCACATTGCCCGGCTCCTGGAAGAATCACCGGACCTCATTTTCCTGCAATTCAAAGGGGACGGTTTCCTTCGCAACATGATCCGTAATCTTGTCGGAACATTGCTTGAGGTAGGCAAAGGCAAGATAACTTCGGAGGAGTTTGCCATGGTTCTCGCGGCAAAAGACAGATCAACGGCAGGCCCCACGGCACCGGCCCATGGCCTCCATTTGAAGAAAGTACTGTATGAATAG
- a CDS encoding LysR substrate-binding domain-containing protein gives MSITLRQLEIFIAVAETAQVTKASKKLFVTQSAVSMALAELENQLGGSLFDRHGRSLLLNARGRFLLPLSKDIICQVGNIETVMSERNDKLDGCIEVVASTTLGNYILPYLIGAFKRVHPNVHVNMLVYNTRHAEQMVFDKEMDIGFVEGPLSGREEILFRPWFEDELLVLCGPTDPLAHNEMFDITKDLKGKKWIMREKGSGTAATIREKFGKYMDEVHVVMEMGHPEAVKRAVESGAGITCLSALCICREAENGWLKGLKIEGLDMRRQLKIIQRKDLVISDALAEFLAFCDVMSICDDSRVCLSSPWKLQSLLARHSALKKTH, from the coding sequence ATGTCGATCACTTTGAGACAGCTTGAAATATTTATCGCAGTTGCTGAAACTGCGCAAGTAACAAAAGCAAGTAAGAAACTTTTTGTTACCCAGTCTGCTGTAAGTATGGCTTTGGCTGAGTTGGAAAATCAGCTTGGAGGCTCGCTTTTTGACAGGCACGGCCGAAGTTTGCTGCTGAATGCCAGAGGAAGATTTCTTTTGCCCCTTTCTAAAGATATTATCTGCCAGGTTGGAAATATTGAAACGGTCATGTCGGAACGTAATGATAAACTTGACGGATGTATAGAGGTTGTGGCTAGCACTACCTTAGGAAACTATATCCTACCGTACCTTATTGGGGCCTTCAAAAGGGTTCATCCGAATGTTCACGTCAATATGCTGGTATATAACACAAGACATGCAGAGCAGATGGTTTTTGATAAGGAAATGGATATTGGTTTCGTTGAAGGTCCACTTTCTGGTCGCGAAGAGATTCTGTTCCGCCCTTGGTTTGAAGATGAGCTGCTCGTTCTTTGTGGACCAACTGATCCACTTGCTCACAATGAGATGTTTGATATTACTAAAGATCTCAAAGGGAAGAAATGGATTATGCGAGAAAAGGGTTCCGGTACCGCAGCGACTATTCGGGAAAAATTTGGAAAATATATGGATGAAGTCCATGTGGTGATGGAAATGGGCCACCCTGAGGCGGTAAAAAGGGCGGTTGAATCTGGAGCTGGTATAACGTGCCTCTCTGCTTTGTGCATCTGTCGGGAAGCTGAAAACGGATGGTTAAAGGGATTGAAAATCGAAGGCTTGGATATGCGCCGGCAGTTGAAAATTATACAAAGAAAAGACTTGGTGATCAGCGATGCTCTTGCGGAATTTCTTGCTTTCTGTGATGTGATGTCGATCTGTGACGATTCGAGGGTATGCTTATCCTCGCCATGGAAGCTACAGTCTCTTTTAGCAAGACACTCAGCCCTAAAAAAGACGCACTAA
- the rplM gene encoding 50S ribosomal protein L13, with amino-acid sequence MMKTYLAPVNEIEKKWYVVNAENKVLGRLASEIANRLRGKHKPTFSNFIDNGDFIVVTNAEKIALTGNKLADKKYYRHTGYMGGLKETSAKDLLVKHPTDLIMHAVRGMLPKNKLGRAQLKKLKIYAGTDHPHAAQQPDELDI; translated from the coding sequence ATAATGAAAACCTATCTTGCCCCTGTCAACGAGATCGAAAAGAAGTGGTACGTTGTCAATGCGGAGAACAAGGTTCTCGGCCGTCTGGCTTCTGAGATTGCCAATCGGCTGCGTGGTAAGCACAAGCCTACTTTTTCCAACTTTATTGACAATGGCGACTTCATTGTCGTCACCAATGCAGAAAAGATCGCCCTGACCGGTAATAAGCTTGCCGACAAAAAGTACTACCGTCACACCGGGTATATGGGTGGCCTGAAAGAAACCTCAGCCAAAGATCTCCTGGTAAAACACCCTACCGACTTGATCATGCACGCCGTGCGGGGAATGCTTCCAAAGAATAAACTTGGCCGTGCTCAGCTGAAAAAACTGAAGATTTACGCTGGAACCGATCATCCTCATGCAGCGCAGCAACCTGATGAATTAGATATTTAA
- the rpsI gene encoding 30S ribosomal protein S9 — protein MAQDRFYATGKRKNAVARVWLTPGTGKMIVNEMEVDAYFGQIFKNQRIVKPFRVTETADQYDVVATLRGGGKSAQADALCHGISKALLETNPENRLPLKQSGLITRDPRMKERKKYGQKGARAKFQFSKR, from the coding sequence ATGGCTCAAGATCGTTTTTATGCCACCGGAAAAAGAAAAAATGCCGTCGCCAGGGTTTGGCTTACCCCTGGAACCGGCAAGATGATAGTAAATGAGATGGAAGTTGATGCCTACTTTGGACAGATCTTCAAGAATCAACGAATTGTAAAGCCATTCAGGGTTACTGAAACCGCTGATCAGTATGATGTGGTCGCTACCTTGCGCGGCGGAGGGAAATCTGCTCAGGCTGATGCCTTGTGTCATGGTATCTCCAAGGCATTGCTCGAAACCAACCCGGAGAATCGCTTACCCCTGAAACAATCCGGCTTGATTACCAGAGATCCCCGTATGAAAGAGCGGAAAAAATACGGTCAAAAGGGCGCCCGGGCCAAGTTCCAGTTCTCGAAACGTTAG
- the hisB gene encoding imidazoleglycerol-phosphate dehydratase HisB, translating into MRKAVISRKTGETDIELECNIDGTGENNVKTGVPFLDHMLTLFAVHGFFDLVIKANGDTEVDDHHSVEDIGICLGKAIAEVLSDKRGIARYGSCYLPMDETLVRVVVDISNRPFLHYGVIVNEQKIGAFDTVLAKEFFRAVAQHAGLTLHIDLLHGENGHHIIEAIFKGFGRALHMAVTKISIDGPLSSKGCL; encoded by the coding sequence ATTAGAAAGGCGGTCATTTCACGAAAAACCGGTGAAACTGATATTGAGTTGGAATGCAACATCGATGGAACCGGGGAAAACAATGTGAAAACGGGCGTGCCGTTTCTCGATCACATGTTGACCCTCTTTGCTGTGCATGGTTTTTTTGACCTGGTAATAAAAGCGAATGGCGATACTGAAGTGGATGATCATCACTCTGTTGAGGATATCGGTATTTGTCTTGGCAAGGCCATTGCCGAGGTCTTATCGGACAAACGAGGTATAGCTCGTTATGGCAGTTGTTACTTGCCTATGGATGAAACACTTGTACGGGTGGTTGTCGATATTTCTAATCGACCGTTTCTCCATTACGGGGTTATAGTCAATGAACAAAAAATTGGTGCCTTTGATACTGTATTAGCAAAGGAGTTCTTTCGAGCTGTGGCCCAGCACGCTGGTCTGACTCTGCATATTGACCTCTTGCATGGGGAAAATGGCCATCATATAATAGAGGCAATTTTTAAAGGTTTTGGCCGTGCCTTGCATATGGCGGTCACCAAGATATCGATCGATGGGCCGCTTTCATCAAAAGGCTGTTTGTAA